From Chryseobacterium gallinarum, one genomic window encodes:
- the asnB gene encoding asparagine synthase B encodes MCGIVCLFDAKQKTEVLRPQVLEMSKKIRHRGPDWSGVFQDEKVVFSHERLAIVDPTSGKQPLFTKDGKVVLAVNGEIYNHRELKEEFPDYEFQTQSDCEVILSLYRKYGKDFVEKLNGIFAFALYDTENNTYLIARDHMGICPLYQGWDKNGNFYVASELKALEGVCKKIETFLPGHLLYSKDGSELQQWYTRDWESFDHVKENETDISKLRKGLEDAVHRQLMSDVPYGVLLSGGLDSSVISAITAKFARQRIESGDTQEAWYPRLHSFAVGLVGSPDLAAAQKAAEHIGSVHHEVNFTVQEGLDAIRDVIYHLETYDVTTIRASTPMYLLARVIKSMGIKMVLSGEGSDELFGGYLYFHKAPDAKEFHDETVRKLGKLHLYDCLRANKALMSWGIEGRVPFLDKEFMDIAMSLNPKDKMINVAEGKIEKWVLRKAFEDLLPDSIAWRQKEQFSDGVGYSWIDTLKDIAEKEVSDEMMANARFRFPVNTPQNKEEYRYRSIFEEHFPSETAAATVPSVPSVACSTPIALEWDEAFKKMNDPSGRAVKVHETSY; translated from the coding sequence ATGTGTGGAATTGTATGTTTATTTGACGCCAAACAAAAAACAGAAGTATTAAGACCTCAGGTATTGGAAATGTCAAAGAAGATCCGTCATAGAGGACCGGATTGGAGCGGTGTTTTTCAGGACGAAAAAGTAGTATTTTCCCATGAAAGGCTCGCCATTGTAGACCCAACTTCAGGGAAACAACCCTTATTTACAAAAGACGGAAAGGTGGTATTAGCCGTAAACGGTGAAATCTACAACCACAGGGAATTAAAAGAAGAATTTCCGGATTATGAGTTTCAGACCCAGTCAGACTGTGAAGTGATTCTGTCCCTCTACAGAAAATATGGAAAAGATTTTGTGGAAAAACTGAATGGCATTTTTGCATTTGCATTATACGATACAGAAAATAACACGTACCTGATTGCACGTGATCATATGGGAATCTGTCCTCTTTACCAGGGATGGGACAAGAACGGGAATTTTTATGTTGCTTCCGAATTAAAAGCCCTGGAAGGCGTCTGCAAAAAGATTGAAACATTTTTGCCGGGACACCTGTTATACAGTAAAGACGGTAGTGAGCTTCAGCAATGGTACACCAGAGACTGGGAAAGCTTTGATCATGTAAAAGAAAATGAAACCGATATTTCAAAGCTGAGAAAGGGACTTGAAGATGCTGTTCACAGGCAGCTGATGAGTGATGTTCCCTATGGCGTGCTTCTTTCAGGAGGTCTGGATTCGTCTGTTATATCAGCTATCACAGCTAAATTTGCAAGACAGAGGATTGAAAGCGGCGATACCCAGGAAGCGTGGTATCCAAGGCTTCACAGTTTTGCGGTAGGCCTGGTGGGATCCCCTGACCTTGCAGCCGCCCAAAAAGCAGCAGAGCACATCGGATCCGTTCACCATGAAGTTAATTTCACTGTTCAGGAAGGATTGGACGCCATCCGTGATGTTATTTATCATCTGGAAACATATGATGTGACAACTATAAGGGCCTCCACTCCTATGTACCTCCTGGCAAGGGTGATCAAATCGATGGGCATCAAAATGGTATTATCCGGGGAAGGCTCTGATGAATTATTCGGAGGATACCTGTATTTCCACAAGGCACCTGATGCTAAAGAGTTTCATGATGAAACGGTAAGAAAACTCGGAAAACTTCACCTGTATGACTGTTTACGGGCCAACAAGGCGCTCATGAGCTGGGGAATAGAAGGAAGGGTTCCTTTTTTAGATAAGGAATTCATGGATATTGCCATGTCCCTTAACCCAAAGGATAAAATGATTAATGTCGCCGAAGGAAAGATTGAAAAGTGGGTACTGAGAAAAGCTTTTGAAGATCTTCTTCCTGACTCTATTGCATGGAGACAAAAAGAACAGTTTTCAGATGGCGTAGGTTACTCATGGATCGATACTCTGAAAGATATTGCTGAAAAAGAAGTTTCTGATGAAATGATGGCCAATGCGAGATTCAGGTTTCCGGTAAACACCCCGCAAAATAAAGAAGAATACCGGTACAGAAGCATTTTTGAGGAGCATTTCCCAAGTGAAACTGCTGCTGCAACAGTTCCGTCTGTTCCATCGGTAGCATGCTCCACTCCTATTGCACTGGAATGGGATGAGGCTTTCAAAAAAATGAATGATCCAAGTGGAAGAGCAGTGAAGGTACATGAAACATCCTATTAA
- a CDS encoding GLPGLI family protein, with translation MYKRTLFFILAVFSFCVISAQTYEIQYTSSYNGKTVSDQPSTIVWVNEKENFILNAIIKEQKSPYPFELTKVEKPSNTVVSYAFLKPGDIISASDAESIGKQNFEFTSETKKILGYTCKKAVTKVNSNTIEIWYTHDLGLQGGPSVLGQNLGLVLEVERNKNSLVTATSMKKIKNTGIENIIKGSIQPTDQLGYKDLLWKSRFTTLKVFENETINFSDASKSDDLIKRYANGTIILKKIKFPVITEGENIFVELKQQSNGDAYDRTGTVFFIPQDKEKSFFDGLEKGAKTLPVFDNGNGKQYYGVIATESYNPAVEMMRFFTAFGIQKFNHIQLKDKNWQTISPYREDITELKPSLSGKELWVGTFIGNYDKGGHKVSLEITLHKSDQAVHKNNTVIPLFNTLNIMEMAGQDYSTMFSQEKGLLVDFILKKDLKNAQLRYTTTGHGGWENGDEFVPKSNSIFMDGKPVFSFVPWRTDCGSYRLYNPASGNFQDGLSSSDLSRSNWCPGTVTNPNFIPLGDLKAGKHTIQIKIPQGPSEGTSFSSWNVSGTLLGIE, from the coding sequence ATGTACAAAAGAACTCTATTTTTTATTCTTGCAGTTTTTTCATTCTGTGTAATTTCTGCACAGACCTATGAAATTCAATACACCAGCTCTTATAACGGAAAAACGGTTTCAGACCAGCCTTCCACCATCGTTTGGGTCAATGAAAAGGAAAATTTTATTCTCAATGCTATTATTAAAGAACAGAAAAGCCCTTATCCTTTTGAACTAACAAAAGTGGAAAAACCATCCAATACTGTTGTTTCTTATGCTTTTTTAAAACCCGGAGATATTATTTCAGCCTCCGATGCCGAATCTATAGGAAAGCAGAATTTTGAATTTACTTCCGAAACCAAAAAGATACTGGGATATACCTGTAAAAAAGCAGTGACCAAAGTTAATTCAAATACGATTGAAATCTGGTATACTCATGATCTTGGATTACAGGGCGGACCATCTGTATTAGGACAAAATCTCGGATTGGTATTGGAGGTGGAAAGAAATAAAAATTCGCTTGTTACTGCTACCTCCATGAAGAAAATTAAGAATACAGGGATTGAAAATATCATAAAAGGGAGCATACAGCCTACTGATCAGCTTGGCTATAAAGACCTTCTTTGGAAGAGCAGGTTTACCACACTGAAAGTTTTTGAAAATGAAACTATTAACTTTTCCGATGCTTCAAAATCAGATGATCTTATAAAGAGATATGCTAACGGAACCATTATTTTAAAAAAGATCAAGTTTCCGGTCATTACGGAAGGGGAAAATATTTTTGTCGAATTGAAGCAGCAGTCAAATGGAGATGCCTATGACAGAACCGGAACCGTATTCTTCATTCCCCAGGACAAAGAAAAATCATTTTTTGATGGTTTGGAAAAAGGGGCCAAAACGCTTCCTGTTTTTGACAACGGAAACGGAAAGCAGTATTATGGAGTCATTGCCACAGAAAGTTATAATCCGGCTGTAGAGATGATGAGGTTCTTTACGGCATTTGGAATCCAGAAGTTCAATCACATCCAGCTAAAAGATAAAAACTGGCAAACTATCAGCCCTTATAGAGAAGATATTACAGAATTAAAGCCTTCTTTATCCGGTAAAGAACTCTGGGTAGGTACTTTCATTGGCAACTATGATAAAGGGGGCCACAAAGTAAGTCTTGAGATCACCCTCCATAAAAGTGATCAGGCGGTTCATAAAAATAATACGGTTATTCCTTTATTCAACACCTTAAATATCATGGAAATGGCCGGACAGGACTACTCCACCATGTTCAGCCAGGAGAAAGGCCTGTTGGTAGATTTCATCCTAAAGAAAGATTTAAAAAACGCCCAGTTAAGATATACTACCACCGGACATGGAGGTTGGGAAAATGGTGATGAGTTTGTCCCTAAATCCAATTCTATTTTTATGGATGGGAAGCCGGTCTTCTCTTTTGTGCCTTGGAGAACAGATTGTGGTTCTTACCGTTTATATAATCCTGCTTCAGGAAATTTCCAGGACGGCCTTTCATCATCGGACCTCAGCAGGTCCAACTGGTGTCCGGGAACTGTTACAAACCCCAACTTCATTCCTCTTGGAGACCTGAAGGCCGGAAAACATACCATACAGATTAAAATTCCACAAGGTCCTTCAGAAGGAACCAGCTTCAGCTCATGGAATGTTTCAGGGACATTGTTGGGAATAGAATAA